In one window of Miscanthus floridulus cultivar M001 chromosome 12, ASM1932011v1, whole genome shotgun sequence DNA:
- the LOC136497503 gene encoding putative disease resistance protein RGA1 isoform X1: protein MEAADHHAEAAVLWLAQAILGILFAGKMEAWIREAGLTDDIEGLKSELERVEAVVPDGKGRAIPNRPLARSLGRLKELLYDADDMVDELDYYRLQHQVQGGTNDWANQAQGTDVNGGAQLVDGSRDNSGIPNRNDRKKRSKAWEEFSIIEEDADGKPVKAECIHCRAQVRCETTKGTSVLHNHLKSDSCKRKRAAMEQTPNPSSAAYGAPNGATIATHDSGSRKRMRTDEVSAHNPAASTHPWNKTEFCNRIQQTTSQLKEAINEVEKLYGSCSVASSNLCQNTATDPCRRTSSLVHRKIFGRDAEKNSIIKHMTGDNSNGVTIIPIVGIGGIGKTALAQIIYNDPVVKSQFDHRMWIWVSSNFNEVRLTTEMLDFVSQEKRGGITSLAKLQEILVSHVTSKRCLLILDDVWDDMDDHAWNRFLAPMQPDNEKSNVILVTTRKLSIANAIGTIEPIKLGALQNDDFLLLFKGCAFGDGNHEGHPSLAIIGRQIVEKLCGNPLAAVTVGMLLRVCLTVDHWSNILKNEKWKSLHLNKGIMYALKLSYDELPYYLQQCFLCCSIFPKNYQFRSNELIYFWIAQGFVKCGHSTEILEEIGRDYITDLVNSCFFEQVETEEPTPGNQTCYVMPALVRDFARLVSRTECAALDGLDCNDMPPTVRHLSILTDSAYHEGQHGHIPWSIKFEEKLRSLAASVGKLRTLVLIGKYDSSFFQSFQDAFNKAHYLRALQISATCAEFDSFLRNMVNSTHLRYLKLEKKESSEALPIPLSKFYHLQALDVGHATTINDMSDLVSMRHLVVKKGPHFMDPNSVCLEITQLESMNELVHLGVHQLQNVNGAEACGAKLRDKQHLENLHLSWKDALSQDGYDSDTSSEHYTDTAKEVLEGLEPYHNLKHLRISGYSAATSPNWFSRVVLYTCLQTLHLEDCGEWQALPSLEERLPYLTKLKLRNMSKVTQLSIPPLEELVLIDMIELERCSCNSIRDLSSSLRVLMIEGCDVLEAFPLFESCEKFRIEHNSWLPGLSELTIHDCPGLIVSNPLPPSSRACKLSISGVSTLPNMEGSSSGELIIGDVEEPDYGLTKLDEKVLVFHNLRVLTHLKIAECKNLSFVSLEGFKQLISLKSLEIIDCVRFFSSDVLPEHAHEDMGTASFNAFPTLKHLSITSHRNPNKISGKWLSVMLRHAPVLEALHLYYCGEISGLLIEGKESCLSNHSSSPRASSPGNPDDASTSSTREGLVHIPSNLVTCLKRLSIWNCCALTFLEKKASFSALTSLEELQIWRCPKLISSFEPKDENSDHANWGCLLPYSPSEPGIVQLESLQRPQLCPRTSLNCLKKLEIFGIDNEELDSLKLDSYTNLEELIIACFGSLTKLEGLQSLRGLRYLEVRGCPRLPPFVECLSRQIFRCVCTAYPPSRGWGLFGANVYQGCQKRASHLRWKN, encoded by the exons ATGGAGGCGGCCGACCACCATGCGGAGGCCGCCGTGCTCTGGCTGGCGCAGGCCATCCTGGGGATCCTCTTTGCCGGCAAGATGGAGGCGTGGATTCGTGAAGCTGGGCTCACCGACGACATCGAGGGCCTCAAGTCCGAGCTTGAGAGGGTTGAAGCCGTGGTTCCCGATGGGAAGGGGAGGGCGATCCCGAACAGGCCGCTGGCCCGGTCGCTAGGCCGCCTCAAGGAGCTGCTCTACGACGCCGATGACATGGTCGACGAGCTCGACTACTACAGGCTCCAGCACCAGGTCCAGGGAG GGACGAATGATTGGGCTAATCAGGCCCAAGGCACCGATGTAAATGGTGGAGCACAACTCGTCGATGGATCGAGGGACAACTCTGGCATACCCAACAGAAACGACCGTAAGAAGCGGTCAAAGGCATGGGAAGAATTCAGCATAATAGAAGAAGACGCGGATGGAAAGCCGGTCAAAGCAGAGTGTATTCACTGTCGCGCACAGGTTAGGTGCGAGACTACCAAAGGGACATCGGTTTTGCACAATCACCTCAAGAGTGACAGCTGCAAGAGAAAACGTGCAGCAATGGAACAAACACCGAACCCTTCAAG TGCCGCTTATGGTGCACCAAATGGTGCCACCATTGCAACTCATGATTCAGGTAGCAGAAAAAGAATGAGAACTGATGAGGTGTCAGCACACAACCCAGCAGCTAGCACACACCCCTGGAACAAAACTGAATTCTGCAATAGAATCCAACAAACGACTAGTCAGTTAAAGGAGGCTATCAATGAGGTTGAGAAGCTATACGGATCATGCTCTGTTGCAAGTTCAAATCTCTGTCAGAATACAGCTACAGATCCATGCCGAAGAACGTCAAGTCTTGTTCACCGCaagatattcgggagagatgCTGAGAAGAACTCCATCATAAAGCATATGACAGGAGACAATTCTAACGGTGTAACTATTATTCCCATCGTAGGCATTGGAGGTATTGGGAAGACAGCTCTTGCTCAAATCATATACAATGATCCAGTTGTGAAAAGCCAGTTTGATCACAGGATGTGGATTTGGGTGTCCAGCAACTTCAATGAAGTGAGACTAACAACGGAGATGCTAGATTTTGTTTCTCAAGAAAAGCGAGGAGGAATAACCAGCTTGGCCAAACTTCAGGAGATCTTGGTGAGTCATGTTACATCCAAGAGGTGTCTACTTATTTTAGATGATGTCTGGGACGACATGGATGATCACGCTTGGAACAGATTTTTGGCTCCTATGCAACCTGACAATGAGAAGAGCAATGTCATACTTGTCACTACTAGAAAATTGTCTATTGCAAATGCGATAGGGACAATTGAACCGATTAAGTTAGGTGCTTTGCAAAATGATGATTTTTTGTTATTGTTTAAAGGATGTGCATTTGGTGATGGCAACCACGAAGGGCATCCAAGTCTAGCCATTATTGGTCGGCAAATAGTGGAGAAGTTGTGCGGCAACCCATTAGCAGCAGTGACTGTAGGGATGCTATTAAGGGTGTGTCTTACAGTGGACCACTGGAGTAACATTCTAAAGAATGAAAAATGGAAATCCTTGCACCTCAATAAAGGCATCATGTATGCTTTGAAGCTTAGCTATGATGAGCTGCCTTACTATTTACAACAATGTTTCTTGTGTTGTTCTATATTCCCTAAGAATTATCAGTTTCGTAGCAATGAGCTCATCTATTTTTGGATTGCACAAGGTTTTGTgaaatgtggccattccacagaGATATTGGAAGAGATAGGACGGGACTatatcactgatttggtgaactCATGCTTCTTTGAGCAAGTTGAAACTGAAGAGCCCACTCCAGGCAATCAAACATGCTATGTTATGCCTGCCCTTGTGCGTGACTTTGCAAGACTGGTTTCAAGAACAGAGTGTGCTGCTCTAGATGGTTTGGACTGCAATGACATGCCGCCAACCGTACGCCATTTGTCAATTCTAACTGATTCTGCATATCATGAAGGTCAACATGGACACATACCTTGGAGCATTAAGTTTGAAGAAAAACTACGAAGTCTAGCTGCATCAGTTGGAAAACTGAGGACATTGGTCTTGATTGGTAAATATGACTCTTCCTTTTTCCAATCCTTCCAAGATGCATTTAACAAGGCACATTATTTGCGTGCACTCCAGATTTCTGCAACATGTGCTGAATTTGATTCCTTCCTGCGCAATATGGTAAACTCTACCCATCTTCGCTACCTGAAACTTGAGAAGAAAGAAAGCAGTGAAGCTTTGCCTATACCTCTTAGCAAGTTTTACCATCTTCAAGCATTAGATGTTGGGCATGCAACTACAATTAATGATATGAGTGACCTTGTCAGCATGCGGCATCTTGTTGTGAAGAAGGGACCACACTTTATGGATCCAAATTCTGTCTGTCTTGAGATCACACAACTTGAATCCATGAACGAGCTTGTACATCTTGGTGTGCATCAGCTTCAAAATGTCAATGGAGCAGAGGCCTGTGGGGCAAAACTGAGAGacaaacaacacttagaaaatcTGCACTTGTCGTGGAAGGATGCTTTATCGCAGGATGGGTATGATAGCGATACAAGCTCTGAACATTATACAGACACAGCAAAAGAAGTGCTTGAAGGTCTTGAACCATATCACAACCTAAAGCATCTTCGAATCTCTGGTTACAGCGCTGCTACCTCACCAAATTGGTTTTCTAGAGTTGTCTTATATACCTGCTTGCAGACACTTCATCTAGAGGATTGTGGAGAATGGCAAGCACTTCCCTCACTAGAAGAAAGGCTTCCCTACCTTACAAAGCTGAAGTTAAGAAATATGTCAAAAGTAACACAACTATCAATTCCTCCATTGGAGGAGCTCGTGCTGATTGACATGATAGAGTTAGAGAGATGCTCCTGCAATTCGATAAGGGACTTGAGCTCTAGCCTAAGGGTACTGATGATTGAGGGATGTGATGTATTGGAGGCCTTCCCCCTTTTTGAGAGCTGCGAGAAATTCAGAATCGAGCATAACTCATGGTTGCCTGGTCTTAGCGAGCTTACCATCCATGATTGCCCTGGGTTAATAGTATCAAATCCTTTGCCACCTTCAAGTAGAGCTTGTAAATTATCCATTTCAGGAGTTTCAACACTTCCAAATATGGAGGGATCATCCAGTGGTGAGTTGATAATTGGGGATGTAGAAGAACCTGATTATGGGCTGACAAAACTGGATGAAAAAGTTTTGGTATTCCATAATCTGAGGGTTCTAACTCACTTGAAAATAGCAGAGTGCAAAAATCTGTCATTTGTTTCACTGGAAGGTTTCAAGCAACTCATCAGCCTAAAGAGTTTGGAAATCATAGACTGTGTCCGATTTTTCTCTTCAGATGTTCTACCTGAGCATGCCCACGAAGACATGGGAACTGCAAGTTTCAATGCCTTCCCAACTCTCAAGCATCTCAGCATTACTTCACACCGTAACCCAAATAAAATATCAGGGAAGTGGCTATCCGTGATGCTGCGACATGCGCCGGTCCTAGAGGCACTGCATTTATATTATTGTGGTGAGATATCAGGGCTTTTGATAGAAGGAAAAGAGAGTTGTTTATCGAATCACAGCTCAAGTCCACGGGCTTCATCACCAGGGAATCCAGATGACGCATCAACAAGCTCAACTCGGGAGGGACTCGTGCACATTCCATCAAATCTCGTCACCTGTCTCAAAAGATTGTCTATCTGGAATTGCTGTGCGCTAACATTTCTGGAGAAAAAGGCTAGCTTCTCTGCACTCACCTCCCTTGAGGAGCTACAAATTTGGCGATGCCCTAAGCTCATCTCGTCTTTTGAGCCTAAAGACGAAAACAGTGACCATGCAAACTGGGGATGCCTTCTCCCGTATTCACCTAGCGAACCTGGTATTGTTCAACTTGAATCCCTACAAAGGCCACAGCTGTGCCCACGGACGAGTCTGAACTGcctcaaaaaattagaaatattCGGCATCGACAATGAGGAATTAGATTCTCTAAAGCTGGATTCCTACACAAACCTGGAAGAGTTGATAATTGCTTGTTTTGGTTCACTCACCAAACTAGAGGGCCTTCAATCCCTCAGAGGTCTCAGGTATTTGGAAGTACGCGGATGCCCTCGCTTACCCCCGTTTGTGGAGTGTCTGTCACGGCAG ATCTTCCGGTGTGTCTGCACAGCCTACCCTCCCTCAAGAGGTTGGGGATTATTTGGTGCCAACGTATATCAAGGCTGCCAGAAAAGGGCCTCCCACCTTCGCTGGAAGAACTAG
- the LOC136497505 gene encoding uncharacterized protein, with translation MPDKWKEGASNTNESGGRKINENKLLSKKNRWTPYGNTKCIICKQQVHQDAKYCHTCAYSKGVCAMCGKQKLDTKLYKQSNV, from the exons ATGCCTGACAAGTGGAAGGAGGGCGCCAGCAACACCAACGAGAGCGGCGGCCGCAAGATCAACGAAAACAAGCTCCTCTCCAAGAAGAACAG GTGGACTCCATATGGAAACACCAAATGTATAATCTGCAAGCAACAGGTGCACCAGGACGCAAAATATTGCCACACCTGTGCTTACTCGAAAG GAGTGTGCGCAATGTGTGGGAAGCAAAAGTTGGACACGAAGCTCTACAAGCAAAGCAACGTGTGA